A single Penaeus chinensis breed Huanghai No. 1 chromosome 42, ASM1920278v2, whole genome shotgun sequence DNA region contains:
- the LOC125047755 gene encoding uncharacterized protein LOC125047755 has product MVNFDHRRSTLTVRKHKYGSSLAVTNVTWDDAGFYSCEPYLAIPANLTLHVVAGEKHAALHNGQNDNAATEDEAPLRTAGSAHRFPSLMLIGSLCLVSYHSVFFQILTRDRL; this is encoded by the exons ATGGTCAACTTCGACCACCGGCGCAGCACCCTCACCGTCAGGAAACACAAGTACGGCAGCTCCCTGGCGGTGACGAACGTTACTTGGGACGATGCCGGGTTCTACAGCTGCGAACCCTACTTAGCAATACCTGCGAACCTCACGTTGCATGTTGTTGCAG GAGAGAAGCACGCCGCCCTGCACAACGGCCAGAACGACAATGCTGCGACTGAGGACGAGGCGCCTCTCCGAACCGCTGGCTCCGCCCACCGCTTCCCTTCCTTGATGCTGATTGGCTCGCTGTGCCTAGTGTCCTATCACTCCGTTTTCTTCCAAATTCTGACCAGAGACAGATTATGA